From Eubalaena glacialis isolate mEubGla1 chromosome 17, mEubGla1.1.hap2.+ XY, whole genome shotgun sequence, a single genomic window includes:
- the SLA gene encoding src-like-adapter, whose protein sequence is MGNSMRSTPAPPERPPPSPEGLDSDFLAVLSDYPSPDISPPIFRRGEKLRVISDEGGWWKAISLSTGRESYIPGICVARVYHGWLFEGLGRDKAEELLQLPDTKIGSFMIRESETKRGFYSLSVRHRQVKHYRIYRLPNNWYYISPRLTFQCLEDLVNHYSEVADGLCCVLTTPCLTQTTAAPAARAPDAPVTLRQKTFDWKRASRRQDDPEGAENPLGVDESLFSYGLRESIASYLSLTGDDSTSFDRKKKSVSLMYSGSKRKSSFFSSTPYFED, encoded by the exons atgggaaacAGCATGCGATCTACCCCGGCGCCTCCCGAGAGGCCTCCGCCTAGCCCAGAGG GACTGGACAGCGACTTCCTGGCTGTGCTGAGTGACTACCCGTCTCCTGACATCAGCCCCCCGATATTCCGCCGTGGGGAGAAACTGCGTGTGATTTCTGA TGAAGGGGGCTGGTGGAAAGCCATTTCCCTTAGCACTGGTCGAGAGAGCTACATTCCTGGAATATGTGTGGCCAGAGTTTACCATGG CTGGCTGTTTGAAGGGCTGGGCAGAGACAAAGCTGAGGAGCTACTGCAGCTGCCAGACACGAAGATCGGCTCCTTCATGATCAGGGAGAGTGAGACCAAGAGAG GTTTTTATTCGCTCTCGGTTAGGCACCGGCAGGTGAAGCATTACCGCATCTACCGTCTGCCAAACAACTGGTATTACATTTCCCCGAGGCTCACCTTCCAGTGCCTGGAGGACCTGGTGAACCACTATTCTG AGGTGGCCGACGGCCTCTGCTGTGTGCTGACCACGCCCTGCCTCACTCAGACCACGGCTGCCCCGGCAGCGAGGGCCCCCGACGCACCTGTCACCTTGCGCCAGAAGACCTTCGACTGGAAGAGGGCGTCCag ACGGCAAGATGACCCGGAGGGGGCTGAGAACCCACTCGGTGTGGATGAGTCCCTTTTCAGCTACGGCCTTCGGGAAAGCATCGCCTCCTACCTGTCCCTGACCGGGGATGACAGCACCTCCTTCGATCGAAAGAAGAAAAGCGTCTCTTTGATGTACAGTGGAAGCAAAAGAAAGAGCTCTTTCTTCTCGTCGACGCCGTACTTTGAAGACTAG